One part of the Carassius auratus strain Wakin unplaced genomic scaffold, ASM336829v1 scaf_tig00021009, whole genome shotgun sequence genome encodes these proteins:
- the LOC113076730 gene encoding gastrula zinc finger protein XlCGF8.2DB-like has translation MMFVKEESEENTSEPETWRIKHEETETWRIKHEEPETWRIKHEEPETWRINHVEQGGLMKVKEERQDLNEVEEKHQHQKAHDANTGEKSVSCSKTVSSCSQRNIQRKEAKSPFTCSQCGESFKQKRTLDEHMMNVHNEKKPFTCSECGNTFIRKGSFKYHMLKHTGIKSFTCSQCGNMFSHRGSLWNHMKIHAQIKSFSCSQCGKSFTQKRILKEHVLTHTLEKHITCPQCGKCLSRRRSLENHMLVHAGIKPFSCFQCGKSFTRKANLNYHMIMHAEIKPFSCSQCGNTFTRKASLNNHMIIHTGIKHFS, from the exons atgatgtttgttaaagaggaaagtgaagagaacacgagtgaaccagaaacctggagaataaaacacgaggaaacagaaacctggagaataaaacacgaggaaccagaaacctggagaataaaacacgaggaaccagaaacctggagaataaatcACGTGGAACAAGGAG gcCTGATGAAAGTGAAAGAGGAAAGACAAGATCTGAATGAAGTGGAAGAGAAGCATCAGCATCAGAAAGCTCATGATGCCAACACTGGAGAGAAATCAGTGAGTTGCTCCAAAACTGTAAGCAGTTGCTCACAACGCAACATTCAAAGAAAAGAAGCCAAAAGTCCTTttacctgctctcagtgtggagaGAGTTTCAAACAGAAAAGAACCCTTGACGAACACATGATGAATGTTCACAATGAAAAAAAGCCTTTTACTTGCTCTGAGTGTGGAAATACATTTATACGCAAAGGAAGCTTTAAGTATCACATGCTAAAACATACGGGTATAAAGTCTTTCACCTGCTCTCAATGTGGAAACATGTTCAGTCATCGTGGAAGCCTTTGGAATCACATGAAAATTCATGCTCAGATAAagtctttcagctgctctcagtgtggaaagagtttcacacagaAAAGAATCCTTAAAGAGCATGTGTTAACTCACACTTTAGAAAAGCACATAACCtgtcctcagtgtggaaagtgtttgtCACGTAGAAGAAGCCTTGAAAATCACATGTTAGTTCAtgctggaataaagcctttcagttgctttcagtgtggaaagagttttacacgtAAAGCAAACCTGAATTACCACATGATAATGCATGCTGAAATAAAGCCTTttagctgctctcagtgtggaaacactttcacACGCAAAGCAAGCCTTAACAATCACATGATAATTCATACTGGAATAAAACATTTCAGCTGA